A window from Acipenser ruthenus chromosome 36, fAciRut3.2 maternal haplotype, whole genome shotgun sequence encodes these proteins:
- the LOC131706706 gene encoding resistin-like: protein MKMRVAVLLAVIAMFCAADAQKCALDDLMSSLTESVASAVLQKVTLSCISASARGSLVDCPAGYKPTGCSCGNACGSWDIRNDQTCHCQCANQDWTAARCCKIALK from the exons ATGAAGATGAGAGTTGCTGTGTTGCTGGCTGTGATCGCTATGTTCTGTGCTGCCGACGCTCAGAAATGCGCTCTGGATGATCTGATGAGCAGCCTGACAGAATCTGTGG CCTCTGCAGTGCTGCAGAAAGTGACTCTGTCCTGCATTTCTGCCTCAGCTAGAGGGAGCCTGGTGGATTGTCCTGCAG GTTACAAGCCGACGGGCTGCTCCTGCGGTAATGCCTGCGGCTCCTGGGATATCCGCAATGACCAGACCTGCCACTGCCAGTGTGCAAACCAGGATTGGACCGCTGCACGCTGCTGCAAGATAGCCCTGAAATAG